A genomic window from Quercus lobata isolate SW786 chromosome 10, ValleyOak3.0 Primary Assembly, whole genome shotgun sequence includes:
- the LOC115965140 gene encoding uncharacterized protein K02A2.6-like: protein MEKLLVASFHMDQEALVWFQDAEDAGIFCNWEGMVQALYVRFGSTPYDDPMEALTRLKQTSTVAVYKAEFEALSNRIKGLSSTQKMSCFLSGLRDEIRLPVRMLNPPSLNAAFGLAKIQEEYWSSCKRSSRIQQESGKPSILGPPRVNTFLEAKSRIPIKRISPAQMEDRKKKGLCYNCDDKWSPGHKCKSAKIFLLEGIDLGLDPQSGVKITELEEDLGSSMVEKEDTNSNPEEVQITLYALIGNPTPGTMRIRGKINGVSMVVLLDTGSTHNFIDAALVPGLKLAVDQSQTLEVKVANGALIRTKGFCDQVPVCLQGREFSIQFHVLPLGGCDVVLGTQWLTTLGDIQWNFQFLTMGFCHQGHNIKLQGLKQTDSHLIDGDQFLKTPIKKGLVVHISNTSSLEKQAALPVAVTDLLQDFSHVFDTPLGLPPLRGHEHHITLKDGVQPVCQRPYRYPFYQKNEIEKIVKELLNAGSIRNSCSPFSSPVLLVRKADGSWRMCIDYRQLNLNTIKDKFPIPVIDELLDELNGACIFSKLDLRSGYHQIRMSEEDIPKTAFRTHEGHYEFLVMPFGLTNAPSTFQSLMNQVFRPYLRRFVLVFFDDILVYSKSLVEHVSHLKTVLEVLTKEKLFAKKSKCVFACEEVEYLGHLISGEGVRTDPRKTMAMQQWPTPKMLRP, encoded by the coding sequence ATGGAGAAACTTTTGGTGGCTTCCTTTCACATGGACCAAGAAGCTCTGGTGTGGTTCCAGGACGCAGAGGATGCTGGAATTTTCTGTAACTGGGAGGGTATGGTACAAGCCTTGTATGTCAGATTTGGATCAACACCATATGATGATCCAATGGAGGCCCTTACCAGGTTGAAACAGACCTCAACAGTAGCTGTTTACAAAGCTGAATTTGAGGCCTTATCAAATCGAATCAAAGGCTTATCATCAACACAAAAGATGAGTTGCTTCTTAAGTGGTTTGAGAGATGAAATTCGTTTGCCTGTGAGAATGTTAAATCCACCATCATTGAATGCAGCCTTTGGTTTGGCTAAGATTCAAGAGGAGTATTGGAGCAGTTGCAAAAGGAGTTCTAGAATCCAACAAGAATCGGGTAAGCCATCTATTTTGGGTCCTCCTAGAGTCAACACATTTTTAGAGGCCAAGTCTAGAATTCCAATTAAAAGAATCTCTCCTGCTCAAATGGAAGATAGGAAAAAGAAGGGATTATGTTATAATTGTGATGATAAATGGAGTCCTGGTCATAAATGTAAAAGTGCCAAGATATTTCTGCTTGAGGGAATTGATTTGGGACTTGATCCACAGTCGGGTGTCAAGATTACTGAGTTGGAAGAAGACCTGGGAAGTTCAATGGTTGAAAAAGAAGACACTAATAGCAATCCTGAGGAGGTTCAGATAACCTTATATGCTTTAATTGGTAACCCCACGCCTGGTACTATGAGGATTAGGGGTAAAATCAATGGAGTAAGTATGGTAGTGTTGCTTGACACAGGCAGCACCCATAACTTCATTGATGCAGCCTTAGTCCCTGGACTGAAATTAGCAGTTGACCAATCACAGACACTGGAGGTCAAGGTAGCCAATGGTGCCTTGATCAGGACTAAGGGATTTTGTGATCAAGTACCAGTTTGCTTGCAGGGCAGGGAGTTTTCTATTCAATTCCATGTGTTACCACTTGGAGGATGTGATGTGGTGCTAGGAACACAGTGGCTAACTACATTGGGTGATATTCAATGGAATTTCCAATTCTTAACTATGGGATTCTGTCATCAAGGGCACAACATCAAGCTGCAAGGATTGAAGCAAACTGATTCACATCTCATTGATGGTGACCAATTTCTTAAAACCCCAATCAAAAAGGGTCTGGTGGTTCATATTTCAAACACTTCATCACTGGAGAAACAGGCTGCATTACCTGTGGCAGTAACTGATCTACTGCAAGATTTTTCTCATGTTTTTGATACTCCACTAGGCCTGCCTCCTCTCAGGGGTCATGAACATCATATCACCCTTAAAGATGGAGTTCAACCAGTCTGCCAGAGGCCATACAGGTATCCTTTTTATCAAAAGAATGAGATAGAAAAAATAGTTAAGGAATTGTTGAATGCTGGATCTATAAGGAATAGTTGCAGTCCCTTTTCATCTCCTGTTTTGTTGGTGAGGAAGGCAGATGGTTCTTGGCGTATGTGCATTGATTATAGACAGCTTAACTTGAATACCATTAAGGATAAGTTTCCAATACCTGTTATTGATGAATTGCTTGATGAGCTGAATGGTGCTTGCATATTTTCTAAACTTGACTTAAGGTCGGGATATCATCAGATTAGGATGAGTGAGGAAGACATTCCTAAGACAGCCTTTAGGACTCATGAGGGGCATTATGAATTTCTGGTTATGCCCTTTGGACTCACTAATGCTCCTTCAACATTCCAGTCCCTAATGAATCAAGTGTTTAGACCCTACCTTAGAAGGtttgttcttgtgttttttgATGACATTCTGGTGTATAGCAAGTCCCTGGTTGAACATGTTTCTCATCTCAAAACTGTATTGGAGGTGTTAACTAAGGAGAAGTTATTTGCAAAGAAATCCAAGTGTGTCTTTGCTTGTGAAGAGGTGGAGTACTTGGGCCACTTGATTTCTGGTGAGGGAGTAAGGACAGATCCTAGGAAAACAATGGCAATGCAACAATGGCCTACTCCAAAGATGTTAAGGCCTTGA